Below is a genomic region from Triticum dicoccoides isolate Atlit2015 ecotype Zavitan chromosome 5A, WEW_v2.0, whole genome shotgun sequence.
tagagtatccaaacagagcTTACGTGTTGatgagaggaggagaggagagggatcATGACATCACCTGCGATGGCCGCCTGGAGCCACGGCGGGCACGTGCGACCCTCCTGCTCCTGCTGATGCAACATCATCTTCTCCAAGCCAAGCCAAGCCACGGCAGGGCCCGGCGAAGAAGCTGGGTTGGGGAAGGCGCCTGGCACAAGCCAAACCCCAGGCCACGCCGCACGTCGCTCGCTCGTGAACACCAGCTTTCTCCAGCGCTAGTCACGTCCCTGTCAGTCAGTCAGCACAAGACAAACACAGCAGTCCGTAAGCGTAAGCCATGGCATGAAGCAAGCGGAGTACGTACAGTAGAGTACAGTAGAGCGCAGCAGTACGTACTCCTTCCGATCCGAATTACTTGTgggaggtatggatgtatctagatgtattttagttttagaaacATTCATTACTGCGACAAATAATCTGGACCGGATGGAGTAGTAGTATAAAAGTGGAGAGGAGCAGTATGGGCATGGTGAGAGGCGTGGCACGCCGCTGAAACAGTGGAGACGTGACGCGGCACTGCACGGTGGACTTGTGGGCGtactccactccactccactcctGGGGGACACGAGGCTGTGCGTGCTCGGGGGGTCCTACGCCGGCCGGCAAGCGGCAACGATGTGACATGAGCGAGTGCGTGGCGTGGCTTAGGGATCAACCATGTACTATGTCCCCGTCCCGAATCTCCACGCGCCCGCCCCAAAGGATGACGGGCGGGCCTACCTGCTCCTCCTCGGTTCcgtgcatggcatggcatggcatggcgcagctactagtactagtaggaggtAGGGGTGATTTCGCAGGGACCGAGGCCCGTCCCTTCCCGTCTTGTGTTGGATTCAGTGAGCGAGGCGAGGCCGAGGCCGAGGCCGaggtaaaaataaaaataataaactagTACTAATGTACTCTCTTGTTCACATATATAATTAAAAAAAAAGAGAACGGCGACACGTACGATCGCATTGGAGTTGCTTACTAGCTTCTAGTGCCATGTACTATAATTCCgaacggaacggagggagtacatacataACCCGTGGACGACAAGAACAGGGAATTACTAGTGCCCCCCTAAGTGCTGTTGTAAAAAAAAACTGTGGAGGACAAGGAATTTAGCACTAATCGAGGTCCCAGGAATGAATGGATGGATGAACGGCGTTGTGCTCGTCCCGTTTTCATAGATTGTCCGTGGTTGCAAAACGCCACAAGAGAGATGCTGACGATTTATTTGCCAAAATGGGTGGAAATCTAAAAGATAGCATATGAGATGGTTCAAGTCATTTCAAATTAAAGTGGCGACTCCTGCTACACTACCAGGAGAGGAGAGATACGCTAAATCATCATTATCTCCCTAGCTAGAAGCGGAAAGAAAGACAGTGCAGAGatcaagagaaagagagagggagacttACAAGTCAGTCAGAGGGGGCGGACGCGAGGACGAGCGCCATTGTTGTTCCCCTCCCCGGCAGGCGCAGGCGGAAgcacccccttcctttcctcttcttctttcttgatCTGATgagtagtcctcttcttcttcttctattactACTACTGGACAGTGGACACACACAGAGAGAAAGAATAAGACTAGCCGAGCTGAGCCCTGccctgcatatatatatataaatatatacagGGGCTCCTGACTTGTGTCGTCCAAGCCAACCTTCCTTCGGCCCCGTACTTCATCCCATCCGTCCACGGGTCCAACGGGCGGCCCGGATGAGACCTGGTGCTCGCTGGGTAGTTGACCGGGGGCAGTGAATGTAATTAATTGCAAAGCACTTCCGATGAGGAGTAGAAAGAGTAGAAGAAAATCCAACCAACCTACCGCCAAAATCAACCATCATCCGTTACAGGACGACTTCCAATTTATTTTATACAAACGGGGTGGTTGCGAACCGAGTCCCCGGGCCGGGATTCCAATTTCGAAATCGGATCTCGCCAAACTTGCTCAACAAGTATGAATGTAGTGCCGGCGTTGGCAACCACTCCAGGTGCGAGATTTCAATGACCGTAGAAAATGCCTTGCAACAAAGTCATTTCTGAAAGAAGAAAAAAACCACTGTCAAATGGGCTTATCATTCAACAGGGCTGGAACTTGAACTTGTTGCAGATGAGGATTCGAGccgggttcccaaccagaactgggCGTCAGTTCAAATTTCCTGAATAAATCTGGTGAGTGCTGGCATTGGCAACCACTCTGGATATGGATCTTCTATCGCTGTACAAACAAACTGTGAAATGGGCGCAAGATTATACACATGGAGCTTCGACACTTAGTAGTTGCTACGTATATCATGTATATACACATGTCAGGCTAAAACATGGTGTCGACTAGTATAATTAGGGAAGACATTAGTGTCACTGTCAAAACAAAGGGAAGACGTTAGTGTCTGCTAATAATTAACTAATGTCTCAGCTCAGGGGGCGCCACAACCGATAAACGGCAAATCGGAATCAAAAAGTTGGAAACATGATACAACATCATCCCCTTGGGGAGAATCTCATCCTTCTGTGGGCTGTTTGTGACCCCTACCGACGATCTCTACTATGCGCGCTTTTCGTGCTATCTTCCCCATCGTCCTCAGCCTCGCACTGCCCTGACTCAGGCCCAGAGACCTCGCCGGGGCTGCGCTTCTGGCCGTCCTCCCCTGCGCCATTGTCGGAGTCCATCGGCACCGCGCCTTCCTCCTGGTCGCCCCCGCTGCCGCCACCGTCCGTCTCGGGCGTGGCCGCGGCAACCTTCACGCAGCCAAGGCATAAGATGCATATTACGGGTTATGGTAGCCCAGATATGCGCCAGATGATGCCCTAGGTACCTGTGGCTCCCTGGGGTGAGCTGAAGTGCCTTTTGTGTCTTCCCGTTTAGGCCGTTTGGCCTTCTCCCCGGGCTTTGAATTGAATTTGGCGCGCACGTCGGGTGGCAACAGCTCGGGAGGTACAACCCCTTCGATCCCGTAGTCACAAAACTGAAATAGGGCGGTAAGCATTAGTTAGCTGATGATAAAACATGGCAAACTATACATGGATTTTGTGCTCACAGGCTCATGGAAGTTTAAAATggtattttcatttatttatttttctgagaAAGCATGTGAACTAGCAAAAAATTATGCAGAATATGCCCATTGGTCAGCTGTATAAAAGACATGACGAATGACTTCCTGGACAAATATGATTTGGTTTCTCCTGTAGAGCACATGAGCATTCATAATGTTTCTGCACAATGTTTGCTGGCACACATATTTTTACGCAAATACACATTTTTCTGAAATTTCAAATAAAAGTTCTTCATTCAGGAACATGTGCATGATCTACAATGATGAAAATTATGCATGTAAGAGAGACTGTAATAGTTACGTACTCGAGAAAATCCTTCCAGATCTTGTCGGGCTTGAAACCGTAAACCTTTCCAACAATAAACCTGTTAAACAAATGCGGCTTTTAAGACCACCAAACATATTAAAAAGAAAAATGCAATGCTGTTTCCGACGCCAGGTCATATAGGCAAACCCAAAAATAACACTATTGAAATCAGTGTCCATGAAATGAGGACTTCATTCCATGAGCACTCCACTGAGCCACTGATAAGAGCTCAGGGCCTTTTGTTTCTGCCTAATGCGATTTGAACCATCCCTGTCTTGGTGTGGGACAAGACCCGTTACCAGTCCAGAACTACGTCAACAACATTCTGTTCTCTAAAAGAACAGTTCATAACAGCATTGCGTCAGGTAGATCATGGGCTGAGAAGACCTGATATACACATGCCTGCTTCCAAGTGTTCTTTTAACATGAAACATGTAGGCACAATAAAGCATTAAATTCCAGCTTAATCCCCATACATATCAGCAAATATGGAAAGGGAGAATTTCTATGCCATCTGCATAAATGGTCATAACACAAAGATTATTTTTATCAATTTTTTTAGCAAAACTTCTTTGGAAGAATAATATGATTTCGTTCAATGGATAGCTGTTAGATCCTTTGCATCACCTTGAATTTTAGGTATGGATGACTTACGCACAAATATTAACTAATTGGGATCCAGCAGGGTTCTTCATCAGAAACTTCTAGTACAGCAGGCACTCAAGACAAATAAGGCTGGGATTTGAACTTACGCGGTTATTTTTGTGATGATACTCCTCCTCAATTCCGGCAGATGTGTCCATCTGCAAATTTACATTGAAAAGTCAGTATTCGAGGACTATCCTAATAAGTTACCGTACATAAAAAAAGGATGAATGAATCAGaggtgaaaaataaaaatggaagaAAAACTAAAGTGCTTACATCTTCTGCAAGTGGTTTCCAATATTCTGTAACGGATGGCATGCGGACTCGGTCAGAATCAGTCAAAGCATCCTGCAGTTCCAATGCAAATGAGATGTGGGTTCCACAAGAAACTTCAAAAACTGTATGGCCAGAAAAAAGGTAACTCAAGGCACATACAGGTAATTGGATGATTATTTATCAATACTGTGTAGGCCATTCAACTAACAGGGCAGTAGCTTGCAGCAAATTTGTACAAGGCCGCTGTCCTGCTGAAATGTCCCCACTCAAACTCATATTTCTTATAAAAGTAAATTTGTACAGTAAGAAAAAGTAAGTTCTTCGATACTCTACCAGTACGAAAAAAGATTGCAGTTATATGTTATAGTACCCAATCAAATAGGATAATAATGTAAAGTTGTAGCTTAAAACGTACAGGGTTTAATTCTGCCCATTTCCACAGTTGAGCAAGTTCCTTGTTTCCCAATCTCCACCTTGGCTTACTACAATGAAAGAAAACAGAATAGTGAAAACAGCTTAAAATTAGTACAGTGAAAACAGCAGAGCACAACATAATAAGCTCTCAAATTACAAGAGTGAAAACAGCTTAAAATCTATAACTGACCTAACCAAAATTTACTGTTGCCCTATATCTTCATTTTATCACAAAATAAGACTACTAAATTTAGGATTTATACTACAAAAGAACTGGTACGGAAATAGGAAATGTGTTAGGTCAAATAATTTATGCAGCATTTTATATGTAAACTTGTTAAATGGTTACTTTTTCCTAGACAAATCTAGAACACAAAAACTACAATGAGACGATCAATGTTATTATCCATTCCTTGATCCTCCACTGTAGAAAAATATCATATTTGACAGGATTATGCCCATTATAATGCCCAACATGGACTTCATAACCCGTCTAACTATTAATTAACATACATAAGTACTGACATCTGATATGAATGCCGGTCAAACTGGTCAATTCCAAGCTTCGCTCAAGACAAAAATGAAAAATTAATCAACATGTGGGTAGTAAAAGTTCTAAATAACTGCAATAGATTCCCAAACTCTCGAGCGATTCTTAATTGCTGGGCGAAAATAATAATAAACAGACTAGTGTGAAACAAACTAGACGTAAAACTCCATATGCTTGCTTCATGACAGTTCACAAAAAGGTGATTGCCGCTAAAATGCACCCAGTTACATACACCTGACTCTGAAGGAACTAACAGACACTATATAATTATCAAGGAAGTGCTTAACCAAATATACAAGTACTCACTAATAACATGGTCGATGCATGCAGTTTTGTTGGTTAATATTAAAATGATTTCTGCTTTCAAACAGTTATACACTTACACACGTTCTGCTCAACTAAGCACGCTAGCAGAAACACAAATAACAACAAATCAGAAAACATGTAAATGACTGAAGAAAGCAAGTAGCACACCGTTTTCTGGCTCCAGCTTGTCCTGACTTCTTTTCAAAAGGTTGTTTTTCAAATGCTGGGCATCCATCTCTCTTCCACCATACCTTTTCAAAATGCAAGCAGAGGGATAAGAAGTGGTGGTGAAAATTCGCAACGGAAGTACAAGACTAGTACACTGCAGCAAAGTATATACCCAGTTTTTCTCCCGCTCAAGAATATGCTCGATGCTTTGTAGGAACTCCTTCCCTTTCGGTGGAATCATCTCCAGAAGATTCTTGACACGCTCTTCACAGGATTTGATTTCCTCTTTCTGATTATATAGGGGGGACAGGAGATAAGATTATCTTATCCACAGAATTAACTCATAACTCAATGATGGTCTAATAAGGCCCACAAAGAAACCAATAACTAAGACAATCACAATTCCTGGTTTACTATACTACCACTATGGCCCAGTTTACTTGTATCAGGCACTCGGAGACTAGCAGTTGGTACTGGTAATAGTTGACCCAATTACCACTTACCAGTTACCAGTGACTTCGTGCTAGCACAACTTACAGTATGGAACACCTTACTTTCAACAAAAAATAGTTATATTTGACCCTTTATGGTAAGCACACACCTATAATTGGAGGCCAAATTGGACAATGTGATAAGTATAAACCAATAGGTCAAAACAACTTATTCTACCAATATAGGTATACCTATAGGTGTAATATCTGCACTACGGAGTCATGCAAATACCAGGAATGACAGACCCAAAATAAAGGATTTCACGAGAATAAATGCCACGGTTGTCACATAGCTGTTGAAATGTCACAATATATTGATAGCAATCATGTAGTGATATATGAATATACTAAAATGTTGAAAATTATTGAGTTACATTGTCCCAGGTGTTCATACCTATGGTATGTTAGTTACATTACTTACTTATAAGTAATAACTGTATGTCAAAAATAAACAGGTAGGCTATTTGTTTCATACCATGCTCTCGGATGGACCTTCTTTGTCACTCTTTCCAGGGGCCTGGTGAAGAGAATAATTTTGTCAGTGATCAACACAGCACAGATAGTAGCAGGCTAATCGACGACAAGAAATTGAGCTGAAATAACGGGAAAAAGGACTACTGTGTCTATGATGATTGCAAGATTCTGCAAGTATATTCCAGTTCAGACTTCACTATGCCAACAAAGAAAGCTTGATGGTCCAGATTAGTTATAACTTTCCTTCCGATTATTGCCAGATGCATGTCGGCATTCTACAGCATGGATCGTATATTAAGCCACAGTAACAGCAGCAACCATAAGTGACAGTAATGCTATTCTATCAACTAAGTGACAGTaatgccaagaggtcctgggttcgaaccagcctttctgcattgcactttgcaggggtaagactaggttcctataatccctccccagaccccaccttgtgtgggagcttctatgcactgggccTGTCCTTTTTTTTTTATGGTCATAGTTACTCTTAGCTAGGTACATGAGAAAGTTAGCGACTGTATCGCATCGTCAGTGTCATTCAAAATAGTGAGAAGCTGGCCAGTGTGGAACACAAGTATCTCATCATCAGTACCATGGAAGAGAGAAAGCAGTGAAAGAAGAATTTATTGTAATGGGTAAAGGAATTATTGTAAGCGGTGAAAGAAGAATTTATTGAATCTCCTCATCAGTAGCCGATGTGCAGTCACGTGGCAGCATAATACACTTGAATTGGGCAGAGGACAGGAAATATGCATATAAATAAACAGAACTAGGATGCAACGAAATTTAAGATTTATTACAGGGATAGGTGCTGTTTTTTGCTTTTGCGGCTACTCAGAATACAAGAACATGCTGCTTATCACAGAATGGATAGACAAAGGGAAACCCCTAAGTACTTGGAAAATTTGAACAAGAATGTACAATAGGGACAAACTGATGTTAGATTGCAACCTAAACTCAAAATATGTGTACCTTGAGATAGTCAAAAAATATAAGGCATTGGACAAGGATGTGGCGTCGAAAACTTGCGTCTTTCAACTGCATAAAAGAATGTCATAAGGTTATACAACAACAGTGAACAGTCACCAAAGAAACTAGTGTCAGATGCTTTACCTCCAAACCCATCAATTTACTGCTAGTAAGGTACTTAATATTAAAGGCAGCATCTTCCTCCTGCTCAAGATTATTATGTTTTCCATCAGCATCGCTGAGAGGCTGAGCTTCAAATGTGCTCAACACGACCTGAAATTTAGTAATTAGCATCATCAGAAGTTCAGAACAGAAACATTGAACAGGAAATGGTAAAAGGTTGCATGTCATGGAAAAATGAAGGAGAGTGTACCGTTAAATTAGATGCAAACTTTTGCCATTTTGTTGGATTTGTAGTAGTCAAAGAAGGGTTCCTGAAATGCTCCTAGAATGAAAATAAAACCCAAAGTTAAGAATTGACCAACCTCACTTGAGAAATTAATGGGTGGCATAATGATGATTTTGAATCCCAGAGATTAACAAGTACAATATATCAACCTGCAAACTCCAAAGGGTCTGGTAGAAGTTGAAATCAACAGAAATTCCTGAAATACAAAGGTGCATTAGGAAACGCTATCACTTACAATACACTTGCATGAAGATAGGAAAGAACAGGATAAATTTGCAAAGTAACATTAAAAATATAAATAATATAGCAATTATTTTTATCAGGACAATTGTACTAACCGTCAGTGGCATCTTTCTCATACTTAGTTTCATTTGATGTGTTGAAAACTCCCTTGATATTGAGAGCTGATAAGTAAAAATAGAAGAATAAAATAAGCAGTGTACCCAGAGGACAGTTATAATTCCTTGTCAATAAGGAGCCAAACTAGCTGGAGTAGGGGAAGAAATAATAAACCTGAACGCTCTGACAACGGGAAGAAATGTGCCAGGAACATGATAATGCGTCCACAGAACACCACATCGTTCGACTGAAATTTCATAGTATAGAAAATATGAATGCTATTAGAGAATATAAACTTTGTATCAGATGAAACTCCAAGAAATAGAACTAGTGCTCTTGAGAAGTGAAGGTGATGGTCGAAAACTTTTCACTGATAAGGCCAATAGCACATTTATTACACAATAAAGTAATCAAATAACCAGACTAACCTTTGAAAGTCTTCGAAGTAGTTGGTTGCAAGTCCTCAGCATAACCAACTTGCCACGCCCAAATAGCTCTTGCTAGAAATAACCCGAAAAAACCCATTTAGCAAAACTATGGACATACATTATGTAAATCATACCGGCACCACAAACCATTAAAAAATGAGTGCAATTCGCAAATCCGCAATTACCTTCCCCAAGACATCCTGCTTGCTCTCAATATACCCAAAGACATCTTTGCAGTCTTTGATAGTTGACATATCCGTCAGATCTTCCAATAACTGGAATACCATGCCACCCTCAACATGCCCTCTTTCACAAAGGTAAAGCATGATATCTGATATGGCAGAAGTTGGATTTATCAGAATAAAATACATACGCTTACAAACTGATGTGGGTAATAAAAATATTTGGACAGAACTGGTGAAAGAATTCTGACTGACCAAGAAGACGTGTTATCAGGCAATTACTTTCCCCGCTATCCAATGAGTTTCCATACTGCATAATTCCTTTACCCGATTGAACTGCAGATGACTAGAGTGTACAACAGAATCAGCAATCGGGTTTGTTTCTAGGATCGTATGATCAGCAAATAAAAAAGCGCATCAATTACTATCTCCTCCTATTAAGGCAATTTGCAGTCAGCTATCAACCAAAATATAGAAACATTTAGTGGACAGTGTAGGATGGACGAGAAGTCAAGAACTGTTCCACAGCCTTAGGTTCCAACAGGGACTCAGTGAGGCTGTGACCCAGAAAATTGAATTTTCTTTTTTATATCACAAGTTTAGGATAGCCCACCACATATGCAATGTGGTCAGAAAACTGAAAGTGTGCACATCACTTTGCAACAGGTATTAGTGTGGCCTTGTCTGCGTTAAAGAAGCTTACCACAAGTTCCTGCAGCAGCCTTCGAAGAGCATTCTCCAAGGTCTGGTTCTCCTCTAGAACCAGCACCGTTTGCTTCTGCCAAATCAGATGAGAAACCGGGTTAAAATACATGCCTGTGCATTTAGAACACACCACAGCTCAAGGATTACCAAATCATACAGTAAAGCGGAACGCAACTGCTGGCCTTTCACCAACGAATCTGGTTGTGCGGTGTATGCATACCTGAGGCTTAATCGCTTCCTGAACTGCCTGGAGGGCGAAAGCTTCGGGGGCCTCGTTCCTGGACAGCGCCGTCCGGAACACTCCCTGCGACCAAGCAAACGAGTCGAATTTAGGGGAATTGGCGGCCTATCCTCCCGGACTGGAGCACATCGTGTACGAgatgggggagagaggggggctcaCGATGATGCGGTCGCGGTCGGCGTGGCTGGAGACGGCGGCGGGCGCGGAGGGAGAGGAAGTGGGCGCCCGGTCCTTGGCGAGGAGGATCCGGAGGCCGGagttggacggcggcggcggcggcggcgagggctccGCCATGGCAAGGGAGGCGACTCGCTGCTGGTAGGGTTCGAGGGACGGACGAGTCGGGCCGAACGGCGTGAGTCTCACTTGtaaagttttttcttttttcttttacagTGCGGATGTAATTTTTCGATGGGCAGCACTCTGCGCTCAAACTTTGGGCCGGTCCAGCCCTCGATGTTAGATGCGCCCCCACATAGCCGTCGGATCATGCCTTTCCCAGCGCTTGTCACCCTGGCAGGTTTTTTAATCTGAAGAAAGCACCGCTGCAGGTCATGGCGGCCGCCCCCGTCGCCATGTCACGCAGCGCGCCGTCGCCCTCCCCTGTTTGCCCTCACCATCGAAAGTCGCCGCCATGCTCGATGGCAGTGCTCTTCGTCGACGCTCACAGACAAAAAAAAGTTGTCGAAAAAGATGCTCTACGTTGCCGCGTGTTGAATCAATTGAAATCCTTGGTTCCAGCAAATTAAAGATAAGGTTGTAGCAAAAAGTCCCTCATCCAGTAAAGAACGAATAACTAACTCTAGTGAAAGCATTTTTGGGTGCTGGTTCCAACAACAAAAAACGTGGTTGTAGCAAAAAATCGATGGTCTGGCGAAAGCGAACTCTGGTGGAAGCATTTTTTggtgctggttccagcaaaaatcgaTGCGGGGTGTAGCAAATTACATCGCTGGATGCAGTTCCTCCGCGCCTACTTTcaactggttccagcaaaaaaagatGCCGACGGTAGCAAATTGAAGCACCGGTTGTAGCATTTCCCCCCTGGTTGTAGCTTCGCCATGCGATGGTCGTAGCCGATGCTCGTGCTGGTTCCAACAAAAATTGATGACGGATGTAGCAAAAAGATCGCTGGATGCAGCTGATTCCCATCACATAGTCTTCTCCGATGTAGCAAAAGCAAAGGTTGGTTTCAGCAAAAAAGATTGCTAGTTCCAGCAAAAACAATTCATGGCGGCCATGCCGTTACCGCCGAGCACTATCATCTCCCTGTTGCAGCAAAAATGCAAGCAGGTTCCAGCAAAAATCAAACacggttccagcaaaaacaaatTAAGAAAAAAAAACAGCTTATTctccgccaccgccatcgccgccagccaccaccaacgCCGGCTGAAGCAAAAATCCTGCTGGACGGGGTTCAGCGCCGCACATCGTTGGGTTCCCGGATACTAGGACTAGATGGGGGGTGTGGTTATGTAGCAGCGCTGCCGTTGTGGTGGGTTGTAGGTGCGCCGGCGCCGGGAAGACGGGGAGGTCTGAAGAGAGAAGAGGAGGCGAGCTCGGTGAAGAAATCAGAGACGGAAGCAAAGACGAAGGAACGAGTGGATGAGGTCGCGAGTTAAGAGataaggaaagaaaaaaagaaagcggTGCGGTCTGGCCAGCGTGACGCGGCATGTGTGCGCAACTCCAATGTGCATAGCTAGCGAGGCGACCGGGCGAAAGTTTCGGCCGGCTCGCCGATTGTAAACATTTCCCTTTTTCGATTGGGAGCAAATTCATGTTCCACACAATGACACAACCGCTTCACGTTGTGTGCATTTTGCATTTATTTGTGTATATATAATTGTTCCTCCCAAttttgctactccctccattctataatgtagtgcctatagatattttgagaagtcaaactttgtaaattttgactaagtttatagagaAAAATATTTATATCTAGAATAGCAAAAATATATAATGTGAAACTACATcttatgatgaatctagtgatatatGTTTCGCACTCTAGATGTAAATATATAAATCATGGTTTACTTTTTCACTTTTGCTATTGTTCTCACTGGCGGAGCTACGTGAGGGCAAACCTGTGCCGTGGCCCGCCCATGTTTGGAGCAAAGCGGAATTCTATACATATGGAGTATAGCCCGCCAGCTCAGTCCAGTCCTGACCTGGCGATTAAGTATAGTTCTCTCGCTGCATCGTATCTATCATACCGCCATGTACTCTCCCGATTAAGTCATGCACTCACACTAGGTTTGAGCAGCCATCGTTAACCCCCAAGCACTTCGCATTGTTCCAACGAGTAGCAGTGCTCATGGTGACACATCCACCGCCACTTATTGTTCTGTTAACTGGGATTGTTTGGCAGTATATGGCTTATGAGGTTTCGAGTGAGAGCAAATTCACACTACACTTTACATTGTGTAACTTCGTTTTTCAAGTTTGTCATTCTTCAACAACCTAATAAAATTAACAACTATCTTGAACCGCGAATCAAGTTTTCAGAACTGGCTTGTGGT
It encodes:
- the LOC119304376 gene encoding THO complex subunit 1-like gives rise to the protein MAEPSPPPPPPSNSGLRILLAKDRAPTSSPSAPAAVSSHADRDRIIGVFRTALSRNEAPEAFALQAVQEAIKPQKQTVLVLEENQTLENALRRLLQELVSSAVQSGKGIMQYGNSLDSGESNCLITRLLDIMLYLCERGHVEGGMVFQLLEDLTDMSTIKDCKDVFGYIESKQDVLGKQELFGRGKLVMLRTCNQLLRRLSKSNDVVFCGRIIMFLAHFFPLSERSALNIKGVFNTSNETKYEKDATDGISVDFNFYQTLWSLQEHFRNPSLTTTNPTKWQKFASNLTVVLSTFEAQPLSDADGKHNNLEQEEDAAFNIKYLTSSKLMGLELKDASFRRHILVQCLIFFDYLKAPGKSDKEGPSESMKEEIKSCEERVKNLLEMIPPKGKEFLQSIEHILEREKNWVWWKRDGCPAFEKQPFEKKSGQAGARKRKPRWRLGNKELAQLWKWAELNPDALTDSDRVRMPSVTEYWKPLAEDMDTSAGIEEEYHHKNNRVYCWKGLRFQARQDLEGFSRFCDYGIEGVVPPELLPPDVRAKFNSKPGEKAKRPKREDTKGTSAHPREPQVAAATPETDGGGSGGDQEEGAVPMDSDNGAGEDGQKRSPGEVSGPESGQCEAEDDGEDSTKSAHSRDRR